A region of the Verrucomicrobiia bacterium genome:
CACGAATCGCCAGCGCGCAGGCCGCCGTTTCAACCGCACCCGCCGCGCCGAGCAGATGGCCGGTCATGGACTTGGTGGAACTGACCGCCAGCTTCTTCGCGTGTGCGCCGAAGACCTTTTTGATCGCCTGCGTTTCGCACTTGTCACCAACGGGCGTCGAGGTGCCGTGGGCATTGATGTAATCAACCTGTTCAGGGTTGAGCCCGGCGTGCCCCAGGGCCATCGCCATGGAACGCGCGGCCCCTTCGCCCTCAGGTGCGGGCGCGCTCATGTGGTAGGCGTCACCCGTGATGCCGTAGCCGGCGACCTCACAATAGATCTTCGCGTGCCGTTTGCGGGCGTGTTCGAGCGATTCGAGAATGCACACACCCGCCCCTTCCCCCATCACAAAACCATCGCGCTGGGCGTCGAACGGTCGGCTGGCGCGCTCGGGTTCACTGTTGCGGGTGCTCATGGCTTTCATGGCGCAGAAACCCGCGTACCCCATTTGCGTGACTGCGGCCTCGCTGCCGCCGGCGATCATGATATCGGCATCATTATGAACAATCGCCCGCGCCGCCTCCCCCAACGCATGCGTCGCGGTGGCACACGCGGAAACAACGGCGAGGTTCGGCCCCTTCGCGCCGAGCAACATCGACACATACCCGCTGGCCATGTTGACGATGAGCATCGGGATCATGAACGGCGAGACGCGGCCCGGGCCTTTGCGGATGAGGTTCCCCACCTGCTCTTCAATGGTTTCCATGCCGCCAATGCCGGAGCCGATGAGCACACCCACGCGGTTGGCGTCCTCCTTGGCCATCTCGATGCCCGCATCCACGACCGCCTTCTTGGCGGCCCCAACGGCGTACTGCACGAACCGATCGGTGCGCCGCGTCTCCTTGAGAGGCATGAAGTCTTCCGGCTTAAAGTCGCGCACTTCGC
Encoded here:
- the fabF gene encoding beta-ketoacyl-ACP synthase II, encoding EVRDFKPEDFMPLKETRRTDRFVQYAVGAAKKAVVDAGIEMAKEDANRVGVLIGSGIGGMETIEEQVGNLIRKGPGRVSPFMIPMLIVNMASGYVSMLLGAKGPNLAVVSACATATHALGEAARAIVHNDADIMIAGGSEAAVTQMGYAGFCAMKAMSTRNSEPERASRPFDAQRDGFVMGEGAGVCILESLEHARKRHAKIYCEVAGYGITGDAYHMSAPAPEGEGAARSMAMALGHAGLNPEQVDYINAHGTSTPVGDKCETQAIKKVFGAHAKKLAVSSTKSMTGHLLGAAGAVETAACALAIRDGIVPPTINYENPDPECDLDYVPNKARQMKVDVCLNNSLGFGGHNATIIVKRHE